A genomic region of Cotesia glomerata isolate CgM1 linkage group LG9, MPM_Cglom_v2.3, whole genome shotgun sequence contains the following coding sequences:
- the LOC123272264 gene encoding speckle-type POZ protein-like, which yields MEETNSRLAVKRSLTDVAKHTCYFEWRINGMSSYLENFHDDVYPDDEEVLHSAIFSTGSAVGDEWCHKMTVNDERFIETVIIELDSVGQFDCGVKIEFTLFILDNEYQKAKRVEFKKTFKSKDYFDFAIETSRSQLLENKNKLMPNDTLTVCAELTLFETNNSCFYDTMQIGPKRQRITDDYKDLYKKEQDTDVVIKVSDKIFKAHKAILMARSPDLFYTVHYLEGWKPRKSIHHS from the coding sequence ATGGAAGAAACAAATTCAAGATTGGCAGTAAAAAGAAGTTTGACAGATGTTGCTAAACATACGTGTTACTTTGAGTGGAGAATCAACGGCATGAGTTCATATTTAGAGAATTTTCACGACGATGTTTATCCTGATGACGAGGAAGTACTTCATTCAGCTATATTTTCAACTGGTTCTGCTGTCGGCGATGAATGGTGTCATAAAATGACTGTAAATGATGAACGGTTCATCGAAACTGTAATAATTGAGTTAGATTCTGTTGGTCAATTTGATTGTGGAGTGAAAATAGAAttcacattatttattttggatAATGAATACCAAAAAGCAAAACGTgtcgaatttaaaaaaacttttaaaagcaAAGATTATTTCGATTTCGCGATTGAGACGTCTCGAAGCCAATTGCTAGAgaacaaaaataaacttatGCCCAACGACACACTGACTGTTTGCGCTGAGTTGACATTATTTGAAACTAATAATTCATGTTTTTATGACACCATGCAAATTGGACCAAAACGCCAACGGATAACTGATGACTATAAAGATTTGTATAAGAAAGAGCAAGATACTGATGTTGTTATTAAAGTAAGTGACAAAATATTCAAGGCTCACAAGGCAATTTTGATGGCACGCTCTcctgatttattttatactgtTCACTACTTGGAAGGATGGAAACCAAGAAAATCTATTCATCATTCCTGA